A window of Campylobacter ureolyticus contains these coding sequences:
- a CDS encoding polysaccharide deacetylase family protein: MIFIYILFFVIFIAFSLRYNWWRVPAGNDKARVLMYHSINEHFGDKFDKWRVKPEDFESQIAWMSKKGYKFFTLSEICEFLDGKEFPKKSVCITFDDGYDDNFTNAYKILKKYGAKATIFLIPNQDENYWEAKNTSHISKMLNKEQILQMRDIVEFGAHTSTHANLTAISIQQAKSEIENSKKEVENITKKPCLSFAYPYGKFNNEIVDLVDEAGFKNAVIVRRGVFDINDERLKIKRIGILGTESFFDFWLRFTRIRNKF, from the coding sequence ATGATATTTATTTATATTTTATTTTTTGTTATTTTCATAGCTTTTTCTCTTCGTTATAATTGGTGGCGAGTGCCTGCTGGAAATGATAAAGCAAGGGTTTTGATGTATCATAGCATTAATGAGCATTTTGGCGATAAGTTTGATAAATGGCGAGTAAAACCTGAGGATTTTGAAAGCCAAATCGCTTGGATGAGTAAAAAAGGATATAAATTTTTTACTTTAAGTGAAATTTGTGAATTTTTAGATGGCAAAGAATTTCCAAAAAAATCAGTTTGCATTACTTTTGATGATGGATATGATGATAACTTCACAAATGCTTATAAAATTTTAAAAAAATACGGTGCAAAAGCAACCATTTTTCTTATTCCAAATCAAGATGAAAATTACTGGGAGGCTAAAAATACATCACATATTTCTAAAATGCTAAATAAAGAGCAAATTTTACAGATGAGAGATATTGTTGAATTTGGTGCTCATACAAGTACGCATGCAAATCTTACTGCAATTTCAATTCAGCAGGCAAAAAGTGAAATAGAAAATTCCAAAAAAGAAGTTGAAAATATAACAAAAAAACCTTGTTTGAGCTTTGCATATCCTTATGGTAAATTCAATAATGAGATTGTTGATTTAGTGGATGAAGCTGGATTTAAAAATGCTGTAATTGTAAGGCGCGGAGTTTTTGATATTAACGACGAGCGTTTAAAAATTAAAAGAATAGGGATTCTTGGCACGGAAAGTTTTTTTGATTTTTGGCTTAGATTTACACGTATTAGAAATAAATTTTAA
- a CDS encoding glycosyltransferase, whose amino-acid sequence MKILQTLQWIQFAGTEKVCVDLCNEMSKNHEVILLSNKDTTQRLDKNVKFIEFNFDKNRFNPFFLYKTAKLLKKIKPDIIHAHNTKVIEIMHYAQFFLDKKIPIIATKHDLSFKKKYKLADLSVAILENMLGILPKNSIVIENGMAYKKPSQLKKSSVFYIVSSGRLSPEKGHQDIIRALSKVDFDFLLEIYGWGEYENELKNLVNELNLNDKVKFCGFDDDIGSVLASCDLQIIASHFEPFGLVTIDGIYYAPLVISTKTGIAGQIFPQKLIFNNENLTQKLNDIYKNYKEHQDEFAKVKLKKDNFSIKKMTQKYIKAYKDLIEDFKK is encoded by the coding sequence TTGAAAATTTTACAAACACTTCAATGGATTCAATTTGCCGGAACTGAAAAAGTTTGTGTGGATCTATGTAATGAGATGAGTAAAAATCATGAAGTAATTTTACTTTCAAATAAAGATACAACACAAAGACTAGATAAAAATGTCAAATTTATAGAGTTTAATTTTGATAAAAATCGTTTTAATCCATTTTTTTTATATAAGACAGCCAAACTTTTAAAAAAGATAAAACCTGACATTATTCACGCTCACAATACAAAAGTTATCGAGATTATGCATTATGCACAATTTTTTCTGGATAAAAAAATTCCAATAATTGCTACAAAACACGATTTAAGTTTTAAAAAAAAATATAAACTTGCTGATTTGTCAGTTGCAATTTTAGAAAATATGCTAGGAATTTTGCCAAAAAATAGTATTGTAATTGAAAACGGTATGGCTTACAAAAAACCAAGCCAATTAAAAAAATCTAGTGTTTTTTACATTGTCTCATCAGGTAGATTGAGTCCAGAAAAAGGACACCAAGACATAATAAGAGCACTATCAAAAGTAGATTTTGATTTTTTGCTTGAAATTTACGGCTGGGGCGAATATGAAAATGAGCTTAAAAATTTAGTAAATGAGTTAAATTTAAACGATAAAGTAAAATTTTGCGGATTTGACGATGATATAGGCAGCGTTTTAGCAAGTTGTGATTTGCAAATTATTGCTTCTCATTTTGAGCCTTTTGGGCTTGTTACAATTGATGGAATTTATTATGCTCCGCTTGTGATATCTACAAAAACCGGTATAGCGGGACAAATTTTTCCGCAAAAGCTGATTTTTAATAATGAAAATTTAACTCAAAAACTAAATGATATTTATAAAAACTATAAAGAGCATCAAGATGAATTTGCAAAGGTAAAATTAAAAAAAGATAACTTTAGCATAAAAAAAATGACACAAAAATATATAAAGGCATATAAAGATTTGATAGAGGATTTTAAAAAATGA
- a CDS encoding glycosyltransferase: protein MKNLRIVHCGIFNEFDDGNFFYGLERKISHGLHQNGHFVYDFSYRDWEKNLRFFGVKNSGLKKMNQKLIEICKNINADVLLIAKAEKIENDTLVKIKKVLPNIKIAMWYVDHLEEKAEFFEKFKIIDLFFYANALKLKEISKKYQNTIFSFFPNISDEAFEMDLNLSKTNDIIYIARDYKEDNRYKFALMLHEFCKKNSIKHKIYASLGNKPVFGYDFLKAINESKIAINFNRDDELDCENSNKLLGASDRMAQFLGCGVCTFSPVITGFDKLYEPSKDIVYFKNFKDCSDKILAILKNGEWEQISKNGREKTLKIANAKRVTKFMLELLFNKNFSQDYEWKEFIYKNGELI from the coding sequence ATGAAAAATCTTAGAATTGTTCATTGTGGTATTTTTAATGAATTTGATGATGGAAATTTTTTTTATGGCTTAGAGCGTAAAATTTCGCATGGACTTCATCAAAACGGTCATTTTGTATATGATTTCAGCTATAGAGATTGGGAGAAAAATTTAAGATTTTTTGGCGTTAAAAATAGTGGTTTAAAAAAAATGAATCAAAAGCTAATTGAAATATGTAAAAATATAAATGCTGATGTTTTGCTTATTGCAAAAGCTGAAAAGATAGAAAACGATACGCTTGTTAAGATAAAAAAAGTTTTGCCAAATATAAAAATTGCGATGTGGTATGTTGATCATCTAGAAGAAAAAGCTGAATTTTTTGAAAAATTTAAAATAATTGATCTGTTTTTTTATGCAAATGCGCTTAAATTAAAAGAAATTTCAAAAAAATATCAAAACACGATTTTTTCATTTTTTCCCAATATTTCAGACGAAGCTTTTGAGATGGATTTAAATTTATCAAAAACAAATGATATCATCTATATAGCAAGAGATTATAAAGAAGATAACCGTTATAAATTTGCTTTAATGCTTCATGAGTTTTGTAAAAAAAACAGTATAAAGCATAAAATTTATGCAAGTTTAGGGAACAAACCAGTTTTTGGATATGATTTTTTAAAAGCCATAAATGAGAGCAAAATTGCTATAAATTTTAACAGAGATGATGAATTGGATTGCGAGAACTCAAACAAACTTTTGGGTGCAAGTGATAGAATGGCACAATTTTTAGGTTGTGGGGTATGTACTTTTTCGCCGGTTATTACAGGATTTGATAAACTTTATGAGCCCAGTAAAGATATAGTTTATTTTAAAAATTTTAAAGATTGTAGTGATAAGATTTTAGCAATTTTAAAAAATGGAGAATGGGAGCAAATTAGTAAAAATGGCAGAGAAAAAACATTAAAAATCGCAAATGCAAAACGCGTAACTAAATTTATGCTTGAATTGCTTTTTAATAAAAATTTTAGTCAAGACTATGAGTGGAAAGAATTTATATATAAAAATGGAGAATTAATTTGA
- a CDS encoding glycosyltransferase translates to MRVCYFSCSNIFGGVENIILQTLNELCKSYEVALILPKGANFLNKFDKRVKIYEYKSYDKRYNIFLYFEIIKFLHEFKPDILHTHGAKATQMGFILSKFLKFKFIATKHNNRKGKIFNKIKNVIAVSKNVVNTINHESKVIYFGINKQNIKPNLSKTFTITAVGRLDKIKGFDILINEVKKLKFNFVLQIVGDGFERENLQNLINSLNLKNKVKLLGFCQNIPQILANSNLQVISSIKEGFPLTLLEGLFYAPIVISTPVGGIVEILDDEFLINHENLSDKIDEIYMNYDAKVEIFKEKNKNIIENFKFEKYILNLQNYYEEIYEKS, encoded by the coding sequence GTGAGAGTTTGTTATTTCTCTTGTTCAAATATTTTTGGCGGTGTTGAAAATATCATTTTGCAAACATTAAACGAGCTTTGTAAAAGCTATGAGGTAGCTCTTATCTTACCAAAAGGTGCTAATTTTTTAAATAAATTTGATAAAAGAGTAAAAATTTATGAGTATAAAAGCTACGATAAACGTTACAATATATTTTTATATTTTGAGATTATAAAATTTTTACACGAATTTAAGCCAGATATTTTACACACTCATGGGGCAAAAGCTACGCAAATGGGCTTTATTTTAAGTAAATTTTTAAAATTTAAGTTTATTGCTACAAAGCACAATAATAGAAAAGGTAAAATTTTTAATAAAATTAAAAATGTTATAGCTGTTTCAAAAAATGTCGTAAATACTATAAATCATGAATCAAAAGTTATCTATTTTGGTATAAATAAGCAAAATATAAAGCCGAATTTATCAAAAACTTTTACCATTACAGCTGTTGGCAGGCTTGATAAAATTAAAGGTTTTGATATTTTGATAAATGAAGTAAAGAAGCTTAAATTTAACTTTGTTTTACAAATTGTAGGTGATGGTTTCGAAAGGGAAAATTTGCAGAATTTAATAAATAGTCTTAATTTAAAAAATAAAGTTAAACTTCTTGGTTTTTGTCAAAACATTCCGCAAATTTTAGCAAATTCAAATTTACAAGTTATTAGTTCCATAAAAGAAGGTTTTCCACTTACGCTTTTAGAAGGTCTTTTTTACGCTCCTATTGTAATTTCTACACCAGTTGGTGGAATAGTTGAAATTTTAGACGATGAATTTTTAATAAACCATGAGAATTTAAGTGATAAAATAGATGAAATTTACATGAATTATGATGCAAAAGTTGAAATTTTTAAAGAAAAAAATAAAAATATAATTGAAAATTTTAAATTTGAAAAATATATCTTAAATTTACAAAATTACTATGAGGAAATTTATGAAAAATCTTAG
- a CDS encoding polysaccharide deacetylase family protein, with product MQIVIVLLIFTILISFIIFSLRFSWWRKNISYEYPRVLMYHMVSKHLPKNKSKFNRLRVEPKEFEKQIKWLSKNGFKSYFVREISDDLPPKSIIITFDDGYKDNLTNTLPILQKYSFKATIFIVCNRFDKNWATDKDLKKSSDELNSEEMLSDEDVKKLLESGLIEIGSHTLNHANLPSLSYKDKQNEILNSKLEIEKKFGITCESFAYPFGFYDKESMRLAKESGYKFSVTTNNDVLKNRYPNYEIPRIMISGRGNILHFILKIKKGRSR from the coding sequence TTGCAAATAGTTATTGTATTATTAATTTTTACGATATTAATTAGCTTTATAATTTTTTCGCTTCGCTTTTCTTGGTGGAGAAAAAATATCTCTTATGAATACCCTCGTGTTTTGATGTATCATATGGTAAGCAAGCATTTGCCTAAAAATAAAAGCAAATTTAACCGTTTAAGAGTAGAGCCAAAAGAGTTTGAAAAGCAAATCAAGTGGCTTAGCAAAAATGGTTTTAAAAGTTATTTTGTGCGTGAAATATCAGATGATCTACCACCAAAATCAATTATTATAACTTTTGATGATGGATATAAAGATAATCTCACAAATACTTTGCCAATACTTCAAAAATACAGTTTTAAAGCTACAATTTTTATAGTTTGTAACCGCTTTGATAAAAATTGGGCGACGGATAAAGATCTTAAAAAATCAAGCGATGAATTAAATAGTGAAGAAATGTTAAGTGACGAAGATGTTAAAAAACTTTTAGAAAGTGGTCTTATTGAAATTGGCTCTCATACTTTAAATCATGCAAATTTGCCGAGTCTAAGCTATAAAGATAAACAAAATGAAATTTTAAACTCAAAATTAGAAATTGAAAAAAAATTTGGTATAACTTGTGAAAGCTTTGCTTATCCGTTTGGTTTTTATGATAAAGAAAGTATGCGACTAGCTAAAGAATCCGGATATAAATTTTCTGTTACTACAAACAATGATGTTTTAAAAAACAGATACCCAAATTATGAAATTCCTAGAATCATGATAAGTGGTAGAGGAAATATACTTCATTTTATTTTAAAAATAAAAAAAGGAAGAAGTAGGTGA
- a CDS encoding O-antigen ligase family protein — protein sequence MHEYLIGLKEDKYKLAFNIILFIWLCSIPFKNAIYQISTVLVLLFFVVHLIINKNYSVLIENFKKTKVLTVFIALILLSMCLANILNPELLAKKSWHYIIAFFYRYVLVFIALAYFYRLKYFDKKVLVNVFLFGLLFVAAIAIFMLILNPDTVYGGLKGTFDNRNAMGLAMSLGVVFTLFILKDNIKIGLVLLTIFGFCMLFSFSRSGWVASFVAYMVFYIFYYKKLDKRFFIIFGICILAVILLYLSIDIFQDRVNSLLKGNSSYRTNLWKFGLTQIPNNLFFGHGVSCWRNLNLPVDIAAHTGLHNSTLEILLFTGIFGLVAWISAVLTVFYQILKDKNYICLSLLVYFVVITQFDFSVFDSKELFSAVTIFMFLVYSDKFKAKPCK from the coding sequence ATGCATGAGTATTTAATTGGCTTAAAAGAAGATAAATACAAGCTTGCTTTTAATATTATACTTTTTATTTGGCTTTGTAGTATTCCTTTTAAGAATGCCATTTATCAAATTTCAACTGTTTTGGTTTTACTATTTTTTGTAGTGCATTTGATTATAAATAAAAACTACTCTGTTTTAATTGAGAATTTTAAAAAAACTAAAGTTTTAACTGTTTTTATTGCTTTGATTTTGCTTAGTATGTGTCTAGCAAACATCTTAAATCCTGAACTTTTAGCCAAAAAATCTTGGCATTATATAATTGCATTTTTTTATAGATATGTTTTGGTTTTTATAGCTTTAGCGTATTTTTACAGGCTTAAGTATTTTGATAAAAAAGTATTAGTTAATGTCTTTTTATTCGGACTTTTGTTTGTGGCAGCCATCGCAATTTTTATGCTAATTTTAAATCCAGATACTGTTTATGGCGGACTTAAGGGAACTTTTGACAATAGAAATGCTATGGGGCTTGCTATGAGTTTAGGTGTTGTCTTTACTCTTTTTATTTTAAAAGACAATATAAAAATAGGATTAGTCTTACTTACAATTTTTGGTTTTTGTATGCTATTTTCTTTTTCACGCTCAGGTTGGGTTGCTAGCTTTGTAGCGTACATGGTTTTTTATATATTTTATTATAAAAAACTTGACAAAAGATTTTTTATAATTTTTGGAATTTGTATTTTGGCAGTAATACTACTATATTTAAGCATTGATATTTTTCAAGATAGAGTGAATTCACTTCTTAAAGGGAATTCAAGCTACCGTACCAATCTTTGGAAATTTGGACTTACTCAAATACCAAATAATTTATTTTTTGGCCACGGTGTTAGTTGTTGGAGAAATTTAAATTTACCGGTTGATATAGCAGCACATACAGGACTTCATAATTCTACTTTAGAAATATTACTTTTTACTGGAATATTTGGTTTGGTGGCATGGATTAGTGCTGTTTTAACTGTGTTTTATCAAATTTTAAAAGACAAAAACTATATATGCTTGTCTTTACTTGTATATTTTGTAGTTATTACACAGTTTGATTTTAGTGTTTTTGACTCAAAAGAACTTTTTAGTGCTGTAACTATTTTTATGTTTTTAGTGTATTCTGATAAATTTAAGGCTAAACCTTGCAAATAG
- a CDS encoding glycosyltransferase family 4 protein: protein MKVVQILPELNEGGVERGVVELNREFVKNKIENFVITKGGKLAGIIEKDGGKVILHDVCSKNIFTAPVRILKLCKILKEIKPDIVHIRSRVPAWMVHFAKPKCKIISTVHGANSVNFYSKIMVKADRIIVPSNFIKEYIIKNFNVDESRISVIFRGVNLENFDATKFESKEKLRSEFGLKKDDFIISCVGRISNLKNIETIIKAIKILESKNVKLLVVGGVHSKRKKYFEFLKKLICKLDIKKSIIFLGSISEIAKIYALSDVVVSASIKPESFGRSVAEAIALNIPVVASNHGGVKDIIIEDVNGYFFAPLDEKELAQKILMAKDLKFDGYSYIKSKFSLEKMCNENLKIYKEVLNA, encoded by the coding sequence ATGAAAGTAGTTCAAATTTTACCAGAGCTCAATGAAGGCGGCGTTGAACGTGGTGTAGTCGAGCTTAATCGTGAATTTGTAAAAAATAAAATTGAAAATTTTGTGATTACAAAAGGCGGAAAATTAGCTGGTATCATAGAAAAAGACGGTGGCAAGGTAATTTTACATGATGTTTGCTCAAAAAATATTTTTACAGCTCCTGTAAGGATTTTAAAACTTTGCAAAATTTTAAAAGAGATAAAGCCGGATATTGTGCATATAAGATCGCGCGTGCCTGCTTGGATGGTGCATTTTGCAAAACCAAAATGCAAGATTATAAGTACGGTTCATGGAGCTAATTCAGTAAATTTTTATAGTAAAATAATGGTAAAAGCAGATAGAATCATTGTGCCTAGTAATTTTATAAAAGAGTATATTATTAAAAATTTTAATGTCGATGAGAGTAGGATTTCAGTTATCTTTAGAGGTGTAAATTTAGAAAATTTTGATGCTACAAAATTTGAGAGCAAAGAGAAATTAAGAAGTGAGTTTGGTTTAAAAAAAGATGATTTTATTATAAGCTGTGTTGGTAGAATTTCAAATTTAAAAAACATTGAAACAATTATAAAGGCCATAAAAATTCTAGAAAGCAAAAATGTTAAACTTCTAGTAGTAGGCGGAGTTCACTCAAAAAGAAAAAAATATTTTGAGTTCTTAAAAAAACTCATTTGTAAATTAGATATCAAAAAGAGTATTATTTTTTTAGGAAGCATTAGTGAAATTGCAAAAATTTATGCTCTTAGTGATGTTGTAGTTAGCGCATCTATAAAGCCTGAAAGCTTTGGAAGAAGCGTAGCTGAGGCAATAGCTCTAAACATACCAGTTGTGGCAAGTAATCATGGGGGCGTAAAAGACATAATTATTGAAGATGTAAACGGATATTTTTTTGCCCCACTTGATGAAAAAGAACTCGCACAAAAAATTTTAATGGCAAAAGATCTTAAATTTGATGGCTATTCTTATATAAAGAGTAAGTTCTCACTAGAAAAAATGTGCAACGAAAATTTAAAAATTTATAAGGAGGTTTTAAATGCATGA
- a CDS encoding ELM1/GtrOC1 family putative glycosyltransferase, producing METRLMYVMKALIISDKRLGHESQSVALCKLKNFDYEIINVKFKFKILKLFSYVLDFLKIYIPIFMYEKPKNDKFDFIVSAGSTTYYANKFFAKNFKSKNIALMMPKGFRKDFYHIFSTKNDAKIKLENMTILPVNINFLEKKEFYSPKSKSISFIIGGNNKIFEIIPNILDAIDEIMAKFRGYEVLLTTSPRTPKWLEEELKKRNFNFSIIFSENRINPIYDFVTKSEFVFITRDSVSMISEAVCAGKSSVYVLPLKKNKNSKFDKFLLNLEKLNLVKIYSPNDAFEKTEKLNLKDVLKGIIL from the coding sequence TTGGAAACAAGATTAATGTATGTAATGAAAGCTTTAATAATAAGTGACAAAAGACTTGGTCATGAAAGTCAGAGTGTAGCTTTATGTAAATTAAAAAACTTTGATTATGAAATAATAAATGTCAAGTTTAAATTTAAAATTTTAAAACTTTTTTCATATGTGTTGGATTTTTTAAAAATTTATATTCCAATCTTTATGTATGAAAAGCCAAAAAATGATAAATTTGATTTCATAGTTTCCGCTGGTTCGACAACTTATTATGCAAATAAGTTTTTTGCTAAAAACTTTAAATCTAAAAATATAGCTTTAATGATGCCAAAGGGTTTTAGAAAAGATTTTTATCATATTTTTTCTACAAAAAACGATGCAAAAATAAAGCTTGAAAATATGACAATTTTACCTGTAAACATAAATTTTTTAGAGAAAAAAGAGTTTTATTCTCCTAAGTCCAAATCTATTTCATTTATAATTGGTGGAAATAACAAAATTTTTGAAATAATACCTAATATTTTAGATGCAATAGATGAAATTATGGCTAAATTTAGAGGATATGAAGTTTTATTAACCACATCCCCAAGAACTCCAAAATGGCTTGAAGAAGAACTAAAAAAAAGAAATTTTAATTTTTCTATAATTTTTAGTGAAAATAGAATTAACCCAATCTATGATTTTGTTACAAAATCTGAGTTTGTGTTTATAACTAGAGATAGTGTATCTATGATAAGTGAAGCTGTTTGTGCTGGCAAAAGTTCAGTTTATGTGCTACCTCTTAAAAAAAATAAAAATTCTAAATTTGATAAATTTTTATTAAATTTAGAAAAATTAAATTTGGTAAAAATCTATAGTCCAAACGACGCTTTTGAAAAAACAGAAAAACTAAATTTAAAAGATGTTCTAAAAGGCATAATTTTATGA
- a CDS encoding lysophospholipid acyltransferase family protein, translating into MREKIEYIFVLLLIKISKFMPKNLVYLFLDKISIFFFYILKSRRRIAINNLSFSFKNLNEKEVYNLAKKTFRSLARTTADCLLLINKRVELEDFFEDPNGYKKNVEKAMQNRKNGIVFFTAHFGNWEILTKFVAKMGFPQLVISREGNNSLIESKITTPFRDEYNNKLAYKDHAMSKIVKTLKSGGIVGMLTDLKLNNSIYVPFFGRKCHTAKTVASLYMKFHPEIIPIFARRLPNNKYEIVIKKFPDLTLSGNKEKDIEAITIICNRIYEEIISQSPEQWFWMHNRWKQD; encoded by the coding sequence TTGCGTGAAAAGATAGAATATATTTTTGTTTTACTGCTAATAAAAATATCAAAATTTATGCCTAAAAATTTAGTTTATTTATTTTTAGACAAGATATCGATTTTTTTCTTTTATATTCTAAAATCAAGACGTAGAATTGCAATTAATAATTTATCCTTTTCATTTAAAAATTTAAATGAAAAGGAAGTTTATAATTTAGCAAAAAAGACATTTAGGAGTCTTGCAAGAACAACAGCTGATTGTTTGCTTTTAATAAACAAAAGAGTTGAATTGGAAGATTTTTTTGAAGACCCAAATGGTTATAAAAAAAATGTTGAAAAAGCCATGCAAAATAGAAAAAATGGAATTGTTTTTTTTACAGCTCATTTTGGAAATTGGGAAATTTTGACCAAATTTGTTGCAAAGATGGGTTTTCCACAGCTTGTTATCTCAAGAGAGGGAAATAATTCTTTAATAGAAAGCAAAATAACAACACCTTTTAGAGATGAGTATAACAATAAATTAGCTTACAAAGACCATGCAATGAGCAAGATTGTAAAAACTTTAAAAAGTGGTGGAATAGTTGGCATGCTTACTGATTTAAAATTAAACAATAGCATTTATGTACCATTTTTTGGTAGAAAATGCCATACTGCCAAAACTGTAGCTTCACTTTATATGAAATTTCATCCAGAAATTATACCAATTTTTGCAAGAAGACTTCCAAACAACAAATATGAAATAGTTATAAAAAAGTTTCCAGATTTAACTCTAAGTGGTAATAAAGAAAAAGATATAGAGGCAATAACTATAATTTGTAATAGGATATATGAAGAAATTATATCTCAAAGCCCAGAGCAATGGTTTTGGATGCATAATCGTTGGAAACAAGATTAA